In Flavobacterium sp. WV_118_3, one DNA window encodes the following:
- a CDS encoding BrxA/BrxB family bacilliredoxin, which translates to MYPEEMVKPMRAELSDVGFQELYSAQDVENALSKEGTTLVVVNSVCGCAARNARPGARMSLDNGKKPDQLITVFAGVDKDAVDAARQHMFPFPPSSPSMALFKNGELVHMLERHHIEGRPAEMIAENLKDAYNEYC; encoded by the coding sequence ATGTATCCAGAAGAAATGGTAAAACCAATGCGTGCTGAATTATCAGACGTTGGTTTTCAGGAATTATATAGTGCCCAGGATGTAGAAAACGCCCTTTCGAAAGAAGGAACTACCTTGGTAGTAGTCAATTCGGTTTGCGGTTGTGCCGCTCGAAATGCACGTCCGGGCGCTCGAATGAGCCTTGATAATGGTAAAAAACCAGATCAGTTGATCACTGTTTTTGCAGGTGTCGATAAAGATGCCGTTGATGCAGCCCGTCAGCACATGTTCCCATTCCCGCCTTCATCGCCAAGTATGGCTTTGTTTAAAAACGGAGAATTGGTGCATATGTTGGAACGCCACCACATTGAAGGTCGCCCGGCAGAGATGATTGCCGAAAATCTAAAAGACGCTTATAACGAATACTGTTAA
- a CDS encoding lysophospholipid acyltransferase family protein, whose translation MQKIISYPLSVIYYLCFGLCLVIFHPIQWICLNVFGYQAHKKSVDYLNFLLTKCTNLLGTTYTFEHRERIPKNVPVIFVANHQSMYDIIGIIWYLRRSHPKFVSKKELGRGIPSVSYNLRHGGSVLIDRKDPKQALPTIKGLAEYIEQHHRSAVIFPEGTRSKTGAPKKFSENGLKILCKYAPSAYIVPISINNSWKMARFGLFPVGLGNSLKFTIHEPFAVKDYSFAEIMEKTENAVVQGIKH comes from the coding sequence ATGCAAAAAATAATTTCGTATCCGTTATCCGTTATTTACTATCTGTGTTTCGGATTATGTCTGGTGATTTTTCATCCGATCCAATGGATCTGCCTGAATGTTTTTGGCTATCAGGCGCATAAGAAAAGTGTGGATTACCTGAATTTCCTGCTAACCAAGTGTACCAATCTGCTTGGCACTACATATACCTTTGAACACCGCGAACGCATTCCGAAAAATGTTCCGGTAATTTTTGTAGCCAATCATCAAAGTATGTATGACATCATTGGCATTATCTGGTACCTGCGTCGTTCGCATCCTAAATTCGTAAGTAAAAAAGAATTAGGGCGCGGAATTCCAAGCGTTTCATACAATTTAAGACACGGCGGATCCGTTCTTATAGATAGAAAAGATCCAAAGCAAGCCTTGCCAACTATTAAAGGTCTGGCAGAATATATTGAACAACACCACCGTTCGGCAGTAATTTTCCCGGAAGGAACCCGAAGCAAAACCGGCGCTCCGAAAAAATTCTCCGAAAACGGTTTGAAAATTTTATGTAAATATGCCCCATCAGCCTATATCGTTCCGATATCAATCAATAACTCCTGGAAAATGGCACGTTTTGGACTTTTCCCGGTTGGATTGGGCAACTCTTTAAAATTCACTATTCACGAACCCTTTGCAGTAAAAGACTATTCCTTCGCAGAAATCATGGAAAAGACCGAAAATGCAGTGGTTCAGGGAATAAAACACTAA
- a CDS encoding acyl-ACP desaturase, with protein sequence MSIKNVRLEVMQFLEKNIDSFVEQYLLPIEKIWQPTDLLPNSEKESFLDEVTELREIAKELPYDFWVVLVGDTITEEALPTYESWLMDVEGVSQHPDNGWSKWIRQWTGEENRHGDLLNKYLYLSGRVNMREVEITTQHLITDGFDPGTDRDPYKNFVFTSFQELATYVSHNRVAQIAKKFGDHKLSKICKMIAGDEMRHHHAYSEFVNRIFKVDPSEMMMAFHYMMKQKITMPAHLIRESGERIGSAFEQFSESAQRIGVYTAMDYVDILQKLIDKWEIDKIAGLNDEAEKARDYLMKLPARMTRIAERMVVSQEPHIFKWVQPAIIK encoded by the coding sequence ATGTCAATAAAAAATGTACGTCTGGAAGTGATGCAGTTTCTGGAAAAGAACATCGACAGTTTTGTCGAGCAATATCTGTTGCCAATAGAAAAAATATGGCAGCCAACAGATTTATTGCCCAATTCCGAAAAAGAATCCTTCCTTGATGAAGTAACCGAATTACGCGAAATCGCAAAAGAATTACCTTATGATTTTTGGGTAGTTCTCGTTGGCGATACCATTACCGAAGAAGCACTTCCCACTTACGAATCCTGGTTGATGGATGTGGAAGGTGTATCACAACACCCGGACAACGGATGGTCCAAATGGATCCGCCAGTGGACTGGTGAAGAAAATCGACACGGCGATTTGCTAAACAAATATTTATACCTTTCCGGACGTGTAAATATGCGTGAAGTAGAAATCACCACGCAGCATTTGATCACCGATGGTTTCGATCCCGGAACCGACCGTGACCCGTATAAAAACTTTGTATTTACAAGCTTTCAGGAATTAGCAACTTATGTATCGCACAACCGTGTGGCTCAGATTGCTAAAAAATTTGGTGATCACAAACTTTCTAAAATCTGTAAAATGATTGCCGGAGACGAAATGCGTCACCATCATGCCTACAGCGAGTTTGTAAACCGTATCTTTAAAGTGGATCCAAGTGAGATGATGATGGCTTTCCACTATATGATGAAGCAAAAAATCACGATGCCCGCGCATCTTATTCGTGAATCCGGAGAAAGAATAGGCTCGGCTTTCGAACAGTTTTCAGAATCGGCACAACGTATCGGTGTATATACTGCTATGGATTATGTGGATATTTTGCAAAAATTAATCGACAAATGGGAAATCGATAAAATTGCCGGTTTGAACGATGAAGCCGAAAAAGCCCGTGATTATTTAATGAAATTACCGGCCCGAATGACACGTATCGCCGAGAGGATGGTCGTTTCTCAGGAACCTCATATTTTTAAATGGGTACAACCCGCTATTATAAAATAA
- a CDS encoding HD domain-containing protein, with amino-acid sequence MSSLIDNTILFVKKQLENAEGGHDWFHIERVYKNALLIAQGENCDLTVVKLGALLHDVADSKFHDGDETVGPKMARAFLESENTPKETIQHVINIIENISFKGGNFDRKFHSKELDIVQDADRLDAIGAIGIARAFNYGGFKNRTLHNPNIPVNLNMSKEEYKKTEAPTINHFYEKLLLLKDRMNTETGKKIALERHHYMEGFLSQFYAEWDGEK; translated from the coding sequence ATGAGTAGTCTAATTGACAACACTATCCTTTTTGTAAAAAAACAACTTGAAAATGCCGAAGGCGGACACGATTGGTTCCATATCGAACGGGTTTACAAAAATGCCCTGTTAATCGCTCAGGGTGAAAACTGCGATCTTACCGTGGTAAAACTCGGTGCACTCCTTCATGATGTGGCCGACAGTAAGTTTCACGATGGCGACGAAACGGTTGGACCAAAAATGGCACGTGCTTTTCTGGAGAGTGAAAACACACCGAAAGAAACGATACAGCATGTGATCAACATTATTGAAAACATTTCGTTTAAAGGCGGAAATTTCGATCGCAAGTTCCATTCGAAAGAACTGGATATTGTTCAGGATGCCGACCGACTGGATGCCATTGGTGCCATCGGAATTGCCCGTGCGTTTAACTATGGTGGTTTTAAAAACAGAACCTTACACAATCCGAATATTCCGGTAAACCTCAATATGTCGAAAGAGGAATACAAAAAAACGGAAGCGCCAACGATCAATCATTTTTACGAAAAATTATTGTTGCTAAAAGATCGTATGAATACCGAAACCGGTAAAAAAATTGCACTGGAACGCCATCACTATATGGAAGGCTTTTTATCGCAGTTTTATGCCGAATGGGACGGAGAGAAATAA
- the yiaA gene encoding inner membrane protein YiaA, giving the protein MEDFKTTTTDESVSKNQNNPKTGMQKPSNAFVGASWGVLLIGVTAFCIGLSNATMQLNEKGYYFTLLLFGLFSVISVQKSVRDKMEGIPVTEIYYGISWFSTIASITLLVIGLWNASLALSEKGFYGMAFVLSLFAAITVQKNTRDIKQANSTN; this is encoded by the coding sequence ATGGAAGATTTTAAAACAACCACCACCGATGAATCCGTTTCTAAAAATCAGAACAACCCTAAAACCGGGATGCAAAAACCCAGTAACGCTTTTGTAGGTGCTTCATGGGGCGTACTCCTGATTGGTGTTACCGCTTTTTGTATCGGATTGTCCAATGCAACGATGCAATTAAATGAAAAAGGGTATTATTTTACATTACTGTTATTTGGTTTATTCTCTGTGATTTCGGTTCAAAAAAGTGTACGGGATAAAATGGAAGGCATTCCGGTTACGGAAATCTATTATGGAATTAGTTGGTTTTCTACTATTGCATCCATCACTTTATTGGTTATCGGTTTATGGAATGCCAGTCTGGCATTAAGCGAAAAAGGCTTTTATGGTATGGCATTCGTATTAAGTTTATTTGCCGCTATCACCGTTCAGAAAAATACCCGTGACATAAAACAGGCCAATAGCACTAACTAA
- a CDS encoding DUF2157 domain-containing protein → MSSKIVKELPKLVDAQIISPETAKAIEHYYRNSPDTKSNSLLTIFGVLGAILIGLGIILIFAHNWDDFPKAAKVTLAFLPLVICQFFTGYAIVKQKSTVWKEVTGTFLFFSIGATIALISQIYNIPGNLSNFLLTWILLSVPVLYILKSNALALLHLLFTTYYGVETGYGNPGYPWLYLLLIALFLPHYYSLCKHHPKGNITSVFHWLLPFSITILLGAFFSGTSRLGFLIYISLFGLFYNTSTLSFFEEQRFIKNGYPILGVLGTSILSIILSSKWFWLEFYQANHSNTSDLILLLSIQITTLVLLGRYFLKKKKDIRQINGFQVVFLVFNLIFLLALTDNLIGMILTNIVVLFMGALLIKNGSQQSDFTILNYGLVIIAVLIICRFFDTNISFVIRGLLFIAVGVGFFYANYILLQKTKNNRS, encoded by the coding sequence ATGAGTTCGAAAATTGTCAAAGAATTACCCAAATTAGTTGATGCCCAAATCATCAGTCCGGAAACGGCAAAGGCTATCGAGCACTACTACCGCAATAGTCCGGATACAAAATCGAACAGTCTGTTAACCATTTTTGGAGTCTTGGGTGCGATTCTGATCGGCCTGGGAATCATTCTGATTTTTGCACATAACTGGGACGATTTCCCTAAAGCCGCTAAAGTTACGCTGGCCTTTCTTCCGCTTGTGATTTGTCAGTTTTTTACCGGTTATGCCATCGTAAAACAAAAAAGTACCGTCTGGAAAGAAGTCACCGGAACCTTTTTGTTTTTTTCTATCGGAGCGACAATTGCCTTGATCAGTCAGATTTATAATATACCGGGCAATCTTAGCAATTTCCTGCTTACCTGGATATTGCTGTCTGTTCCGGTGCTTTATATTTTAAAATCGAATGCACTGGCATTACTCCATCTGCTTTTTACTACGTATTATGGTGTCGAAACCGGCTATGGAAACCCCGGTTATCCATGGCTTTATCTACTCCTAATCGCATTGTTCCTACCGCATTATTACAGCCTTTGCAAACACCATCCAAAGGGAAACATCACATCGGTTTTCCATTGGCTGCTTCCGTTTAGTATCACGATTCTGTTGGGCGCTTTTTTTAGCGGAACATCCCGTTTGGGCTTCCTGATTTACATTTCATTGTTCGGATTGTTTTACAATACCAGCACACTTTCTTTTTTCGAAGAACAGCGTTTTATCAAAAACGGTTATCCCATTTTAGGCGTTCTCGGAACCAGTATTTTGTCCATCATCCTGAGTTCAAAATGGTTTTGGCTGGAATTTTATCAGGCCAATCATTCCAATACCAGCGATCTGATACTACTGTTATCCATACAGATTACCACTCTAGTGCTACTCGGTCGTTATTTTCTAAAAAAGAAAAAAGACATCCGGCAAATCAACGGTTTTCAAGTAGTATTTCTGGTTTTTAACCTGATCTTTCTATTGGCACTAACCGACAATCTTATCGGAATGATCCTCACCAATATTGTGGTTTTATTTATGGGTGCTTTACTGATCAAAAACGGTTCCCAACAATCCGATTTCACCATACTCAATTATGGTTTGGTGATAATTGCCGTACTGATCATCTGTCGCTTTTTTGACACCAATATTTCTTTTGTCATCCGGGGTTTACTATTTATTGCTGTTGGTGTCGGATTTTTCTACGCGAATTATATTCTATTACAGAAAACAAAAAATAACAGGTCATGA
- a CDS encoding GDYXXLXY domain-containing protein produces the protein MKTKQLLLLFGIVALIQLTVPASMIWDNQQTIEKGTAYKFKTAPVDPNNPFVGKYIALQYALESFPSKDSTWESGDPVYIYLTKDTNGFAAIKKAVKTKDKNSMDDFVLAKVNYAFDGNVHFSFPFNTYYMEESKAYDAEVAYRKQVRDTTSFPTYALVHVKDGNAVLSDVIIKNIPIKEYVRKK, from the coding sequence ATGAAAACAAAACAGCTTTTACTCCTTTTTGGAATCGTTGCCCTGATACAACTTACAGTTCCGGCTTCCATGATCTGGGATAACCAGCAAACCATCGAAAAAGGTACGGCCTATAAATTTAAAACCGCTCCGGTAGATCCGAACAATCCGTTTGTTGGAAAATATATCGCCCTACAATATGCATTGGAATCCTTTCCATCTAAAGATTCGACCTGGGAAAGTGGCGATCCTGTTTATATTTATCTGACTAAAGATACAAATGGATTTGCCGCTATTAAAAAAGCCGTTAAAACCAAAGATAAAAACAGTATGGATGATTTTGTTCTCGCTAAAGTAAATTATGCTTTCGATGGAAATGTTCACTTTTCGTTTCCCTTTAACACCTATTATATGGAAGAAAGCAAAGCTTACGATGCAGAAGTAGCTTATCGGAAACAGGTACGCGATACTACTTCCTTCCCTACGTATGCCCTTGTACATGTGAAAGATGGCAACGCAGTATTATCTGATGTGATCATCAAAAATATACCGATAAAAGAATACGTTCGCAAAAAGTAA
- a CDS encoding enterotoxin A family protein — MKHFYLLFIIVILSSCSDFEMDEKFLSNTPTNKNRDDNISIDDLLGIWEGTDLMGNLAVFTVDSVSYHLAFKSTITMVSAKDVDIPPTISHKLESGRRQDIPDYGYYHEKPLTFHNPKVLIYANILSGKTNSIEYDGDMFYTRYIKNAVIRDILGTLYPEDSKLYITLTTGPRLTASAYTDFILTKKDQKKTNLNRPERDIINPPNTVYRRDTRDPSDIFANGFSPRGQNNDLIAHVSGISLYQQGVAPSGWVSTSSSLNWATNPTQPMPNEEFWLYVITPTPNAYGVIPSFQHFANNTINSSIRASVNQLITLFQEQQEWAFLGHIPSSNIRRAVRYHFRDGSYHQVEVRENPNYNRNVIPSGSPHPYTIFTSVPGFTNQFFRAESRTPEHIEESRGIIGDDNDDQTYLTWGENVEQMSLYLHSRSETRDSYGYISINNSLERAYIEGNRLFSRLQTSYIYVIAQAPNIFYTSNILGQFRNRENQFSAMGGIPISQIIGWYTVANGSISGPMTPNPSYRENQFSGLHIVDGAAGYPYAGFPLGHRAWLESPWRNFAPEYCKRWDRYPDLKRDVSLSWCEHNTDVRSKAKFKELKARLYTKNPNPR; from the coding sequence ATGAAACATTTCTATCTTTTATTTATTATTGTAATTTTAAGTTCTTGTTCGGATTTTGAGATGGATGAAAAATTCTTATCCAATACACCTACGAATAAAAATCGCGATGACAATATCTCAATTGATGATTTATTGGGAATTTGGGAAGGAACCGATTTAATGGGAAACCTTGCTGTTTTTACTGTTGACAGCGTCTCTTATCATTTAGCATTTAAAAGCACCATTACCATGGTTTCTGCCAAGGATGTTGATATCCCTCCTACTATTTCGCATAAATTGGAGTCTGGAAGACGGCAAGATATTCCGGATTACGGTTATTATCATGAAAAGCCTTTAACTTTTCACAATCCAAAAGTTCTGATTTATGCAAATATATTATCCGGAAAAACAAACTCTATAGAGTATGATGGCGATATGTTTTATACCCGATATATTAAAAATGCTGTAATCAGGGATATATTAGGAACATTATATCCGGAAGACAGCAAATTATATATAACCCTTACTACGGGACCTCGTCTCACAGCCAGTGCATACACCGATTTTATTCTTACAAAAAAAGACCAAAAAAAGACCAATCTCAACAGACCTGAAAGAGACATTATAAATCCTCCTAATACTGTTTACCGGAGAGACACCAGGGATCCTTCCGATATCTTTGCAAATGGCTTTAGCCCAAGAGGACAAAACAATGATCTGATTGCTCACGTGTCCGGAATATCGTTATACCAACAGGGTGTAGCACCAAGTGGATGGGTATCCACTTCTTCCTCTCTAAATTGGGCCACAAATCCTACTCAACCTATGCCCAATGAGGAGTTCTGGTTATATGTTATTACTCCTACCCCAAATGCCTATGGCGTTATACCCTCATTTCAACATTTTGCAAACAATACTATAAATAGCAGTATAAGAGCCAGTGTCAATCAGTTGATTACTTTATTCCAGGAACAACAGGAATGGGCCTTTTTAGGCCACATTCCCAGCAGTAACATTAGAAGAGCAGTTCGGTATCATTTTCGAGATGGTAGCTACCACCAGGTGGAAGTACGGGAAAATCCAAACTATAACCGAAACGTTATTCCTTCCGGAAGTCCGCATCCTTATACAATATTTACTAGCGTTCCTGGATTCACAAACCAGTTTTTCCGCGCAGAAAGCAGAACTCCAGAGCACATAGAGGAATCTCGAGGAATTATCGGAGATGACAATGACGATCAGACCTATCTGACCTGGGGAGAAAATGTAGAACAAATGAGTTTATACCTACATTCCAGATCTGAGACGAGGGATTCTTATGGTTACATAAGCATTAACAACTCTCTTGAAAGGGCTTATATCGAGGGAAACCGGTTATTTAGTCGTCTGCAGACTTCTTATATTTATGTAATTGCTCAGGCCCCTAATATTTTTTATACTTCTAATATCCTTGGACAATTCAGAAACAGAGAAAATCAATTTTCTGCCATGGGCGGCATCCCTATAAGTCAGATTATAGGATGGTATACCGTTGCAAACGGATCTATTTCCGGGCCAATGACTCCAAATCCAAGTTACAGAGAAAATCAATTTTCCGGCCTTCACATTGTTGATGGCGCTGCTGGTTATCCCTATGCCGGATTCCCATTGGGCCACAGAGCATGGCTGGAAAGTCCCTGGAGAAATTTTGCTCCTGAATATTGTAAAAGATGGGATCGTTATCCCGACCTTAAAAGAGATGTTTCATTATCATGGTGCGAACATAATACCGATGTAAGATCAAAAGCTAAATTTAAAGAACTTAAAGCCCGACTATATACGAAAAATCCTAATCCACGTTAA
- a CDS encoding enoyl-CoA hydratase-related protein, with the protein MNYENILIERENGIAVITINRPTKLNALNKATIEELHKAFKSENEDRSIKVIIITGSGDKAFVAGADISEFANFSIKEGGRLAAQGQEMLFDFVQNLETPVIAAVNGFALGGGLELAMSAHFRIASDNAKMGLPEVSLGVIPGYGGTQRLPQLIGKGRAMEMIMTAGMIDAPTALGYGLVNHVVPQAELLDLAKNIATKITKNSSVAIGKAIQSVNAGFEEGVNGYHTEIRAFGECFGTEDFKEGTTAFLEKRKAEFPGK; encoded by the coding sequence ATGAACTACGAGAACATTTTAATTGAAAGAGAAAACGGTATCGCGGTAATCACGATTAACCGTCCCACGAAGTTAAACGCCCTTAATAAGGCAACGATAGAAGAATTACACAAAGCATTTAAGTCAGAAAACGAAGACCGATCGATAAAAGTAATCATCATTACCGGTAGTGGCGACAAGGCCTTTGTAGCCGGAGCGGATATTTCGGAATTTGCTAATTTTTCAATTAAAGAAGGAGGAAGACTGGCCGCACAAGGACAGGAAATGCTTTTCGATTTTGTTCAGAATCTGGAAACCCCGGTTATTGCTGCAGTAAACGGATTTGCTTTAGGCGGTGGATTGGAGCTGGCGATGTCGGCTCATTTCCGTATTGCTTCCGACAATGCCAAAATGGGACTTCCGGAAGTATCTTTGGGTGTAATTCCAGGTTATGGCGGAACACAACGTTTACCACAATTAATTGGAAAAGGGCGTGCTATGGAAATGATTATGACAGCCGGAATGATCGATGCTCCAACTGCATTAGGGTACGGATTGGTGAACCATGTGGTACCACAAGCGGAATTACTGGATCTTGCTAAAAATATAGCAACCAAAATCACTAAAAATTCCAGTGTAGCGATCGGAAAAGCGATCCAGTCGGTAAATGCCGGATTCGAAGAAGGCGTAAATGGATACCATACAGAGATCCGGGCTTTCGGAGAATGTTTCGGAACCGAAGATTTTAAAGAAGGAACGACTGCTTTTTTAGAAAAAAGAAAAGCCGAATTTCCGGGGAAATAG
- a CDS encoding ATP-binding protein: MICLTLIASVLIATVSIYQFRKEARIYHQDRLERKEDAITQHINYILSTTTYPLTTENLPLIFKDKIQELANIHALEINIHDLKGNLLISSKGNFSIDSLARPISPIILKIIQSSTSKRFVDLRQIDGQRYRSSYSYLKDTKFKPLGILNLPYPEETSFYENEVKNFLIRFGQVYFFMLLTSIMLAYFLSSYITKSLQAISERIFDTRFNKKNEKIPIEASSSKEIISLITAYNGMVDKLEESAVKLAQSEREQAWREMAKQVAHEIKNPLTPMRLTVQSFQRKFDPNDPNVNQKVDDYSKTLIQQIDTMSSVASAFSNFASMPAQQNETLDVVKVVRLALEIFNEYYIYFEADQEEIITKIDRTQLIRIITNLVKNAIQAIPETEPEPKIEVKVYKEHNNAKIIVKDNGVGISMEHKNRIFEPKFTTKTSGMGLGLGIIKNIVENYHGTITFQSEEGKGTVFLVTLPIINT; the protein is encoded by the coding sequence ATGATTTGTCTTACGCTGATTGCGTCGGTTTTGATCGCTACCGTGTCGATTTATCAGTTCCGAAAAGAAGCCCGGATTTACCATCAGGACCGATTGGAACGGAAAGAAGATGCGATTACGCAGCACATCAATTATATCCTTTCTACGACAACCTATCCGCTAACAACGGAAAACCTACCGTTAATTTTTAAAGACAAAATCCAGGAATTGGCCAATATTCATGCACTGGAAATCAATATCCACGATCTGAAAGGAAACCTGTTGATTTCGTCCAAAGGAAACTTTTCGATCGATAGTCTGGCGCGTCCCATATCGCCAATCATTTTAAAAATCATACAATCGTCAACAAGCAAACGTTTTGTCGACTTGCGACAGATAGACGGGCAACGGTACCGTTCGTCCTATAGTTATTTGAAAGATACCAAATTCAAACCGTTGGGGATTCTCAATTTACCATACCCGGAGGAAACCAGTTTTTACGAAAATGAGGTGAAAAACTTCCTGATCCGTTTTGGACAGGTTTACTTTTTTATGTTACTCACTTCCATTATGCTGGCGTATTTCCTGTCCAGTTATATTACCAAATCCTTACAGGCGATTAGTGAACGAATTTTTGATACCCGTTTTAACAAGAAAAACGAAAAAATACCGATAGAAGCCTCCAGTAGTAAAGAAATTATTTCCCTGATTACGGCCTATAACGGAATGGTAGACAAACTGGAAGAAAGTGCGGTCAAGTTGGCGCAAAGTGAACGGGAACAAGCCTGGCGTGAAATGGCCAAACAGGTGGCTCATGAAATTAAAAATCCACTGACACCGATGCGTCTTACGGTTCAGAGTTTTCAACGTAAATTTGATCCGAATGACCCCAATGTGAATCAAAAAGTGGATGATTATTCGAAAACATTAATCCAGCAAATCGATACGATGAGTTCGGTAGCGTCGGCTTTTTCCAACTTTGCATCGATGCCGGCACAGCAAAATGAAACGCTCGATGTGGTAAAGGTTGTCCGACTGGCACTGGAGATTTTCAATGAATACTATATTTATTTTGAAGCGGATCAGGAAGAAATTATTACAAAAATCGACCGGACACAGTTGATCCGTATTATTACGAATCTGGTTAAAAATGCGATACAGGCGATTCCGGAAACCGAGCCGGAACCAAAAATTGAAGTAAAGGTTTACAAAGAGCACAACAATGCTAAAATTATTGTTAAAGACAATGGTGTAGGTATCAGTATGGAGCATAAAAATCGTATTTTCGAACCTAAATTCACCACCAAAACCAGCGGTATGGGATTGGGATTGGGAATTATAAAAAATATTGTGGAGAATTATCACGGAACCATCACCTTCCAGAGCGAAGAAGGAAAAGGAACCGTTTTTTTGGTAACATTACCAATCATAAACACCTAA
- a CDS encoding CopD family protein: MEEYYNYIKSLHLIFVITWFAGLFYIVRLFVYHAEAKDKPSPEKEILIKQYQLMSYRLWYIITWPSAILASVFAFWMLFFTTLGNAWLQMPWMHVKLGFVFLLYLYHLKCHQIFLQLQRNEIRHTSAFFRIWNEGATLILFAVVFLVILKDALNWIYGVIGIFVFSILLMLGYKLYKRIRERNQS, from the coding sequence ATGGAAGAATATTATAATTATATAAAGTCCCTGCATCTCATCTTTGTAATCACATGGTTTGCGGGGCTTTTTTATATCGTTCGGTTATTCGTTTATCATGCTGAGGCCAAAGATAAACCGTCGCCGGAAAAAGAGATCCTGATCAAACAGTATCAATTGATGTCCTACCGTTTGTGGTATATAATTACCTGGCCTTCGGCCATATTGGCAAGTGTTTTTGCTTTTTGGATGTTGTTTTTTACAACACTGGGAAATGCCTGGTTACAAATGCCGTGGATGCATGTAAAATTGGGATTTGTGTTCCTGTTGTACTTGTATCATTTAAAATGCCATCAGATTTTTCTGCAATTACAACGCAATGAAATTCGCCATACGTCGGCTTTTTTTAGAATATGGAACGAAGGCGCAACCCTTATCCTGTTTGCGGTAGTGTTTTTGGTTATTTTAAAAGATGCGTTGAATTGGATTTATGGCGTAATCGGAATTTTTGTATTTTCGATCCTGCTCATGTTAGGATATAAACTGTACAAACGAATTCGGGAAAGAAACCAGTCATAA